Below is a window of Candidatus Cloacimonadota bacterium DNA.
TCGCTGAAGCCTTCCCAGGCGCGCCAGCCGGAAAAAACGCAGATGATGAAAGTGGTCACGCCGTCCCAGATCTGGCCGGTGTAGAGCTTGCCGCTGCCGGGCACCAGGGTGGACATCAGCGCGGCCAAAGCAGGTTTTTTGGCCGGCGCGGATGCGACCCGGGAGATCAGTTCCGCAAACTTCAGAGAATCGGCCCCGCCCAGTCCGAAGCTCAGCTCCCGGGCCAGGTCCAGTTGCCCGGTGGCCAGATGGTTGGCCATCCGCAGATGGTCCAGCCGTTGCGTTTGCCGGAGGCTGGTGGAATCGATTTCCGCCAGCAGGTCCAGGCTTCGTGCGTGCGCCTTCAGGTTGAAATGGTTGGCTGCCTGCAGCAGACCGGCCTCCACCCCGAGGCTGGATTCCCTGTCCCGAATCGCGGCGAGGAGCAGGTTGGAGCGGGAAAAATCCCCCAGCCGGCGCTGGCAGAGTCCCGCCAGATAGCGCAAGGTATCAGCCGTGGCCAGGGTGGAATCCGCCAGGGAATAGTGCCAGGCCAGTTTCTGATACTCATCCGCGGCGCGATGGTAATCCTGTTCGGCCAGAAGCTGGGAGGCGAAGCGGCGGTTCAGCCGCAGCATATGTTCCAGGCCAGGGTTTTGGGCAAAAAGAGGCACAGCGGCCAGCAGGAAGGCCAGAACGGCCAGGAGGGGCATCTTGCAGCCTTGCCGCATCAATTCAGGGCCAAAGCCGGTATTTATCCACCGGGTCACGGATGATCCCGTCTTTGATGTCGGCAGGATCGTAATATTCGTAGCCCAGTCCGTTGCAGCGCAGAACTCTGTCCGCGCCCATCAGGATTCCGAGGATTCCATATCTGGAAAAAGCCTCCCGGGTGAAGGCGGAACAGCTGGGCTCAAACATGCAGGCGGGCTCATTCTGCGAGGAAATGAAGGTCTGATAGAGGGTCAGCGCTCCGTTCACCAGCAGCTTCAGCTGGTCCGCGTTGGTGAATCCGCGTGCTGGTGCCGATGAGGCTTCCGGGTCTGGGGCTGGCCGGGTTGCCGGGGGCGGGCTCACAGTCCGCGCGTAATCCTCCGCCGGAGTGGCATTCAGGCCCACCCCTGCCAGCAGCAGCAACAGCCAAAAGATCAGCTTTTTCATTCCTTGCTTTGGTCCAGTTCCCGCTCCAGCGCCTTGAATTGGTCCAACAGGACGGAGTAATCGGCGAACTCCGGGTTTTGATACTCGATGGTCTCGGTTCTCGGTCCCGCCTCGGTGAGCTGCCAGGCGCAGGTTTTAAGGGGCACCTGATAGCCGTGGTGGGATATGTGCCGCGCATAGGTGTTGGCGGCCACCAGCACCTGTTCGGAGTTGTAACTTCTGCTTGCCACCAACGCCTGCCCCAGGTAGTTCAGTTCCACCAGGCTTATCCTTGCCTTCAGCTCATCCGGGGCCTGCCACAGCACGGTGAGCGTGTCCTGGTCCACGCTGCTGGAGAGGATGGTGAAGCCGAGTTTGGAAAGCCCGAAATCCTCTTGCACCGCCGAGATAAGCGCGGAGATGAAGGGCGGCGACACCTCAGTTTTTTTGGGGATCTTGTAGCTGGCCTGTTGCTCCGGATAGTGCACCAGAAAGTAGTCATCAGTGTAATGCAGCCATTGGGACAGAGGCTCCTCCACGAAGATCATCACTTCGCCCGGAAACTGGATGCGGATCTTGCCGGAGCTGTGTTCTTCGCCTCCGGCGGTTTGCAGCGTGCGCTCAAAGTCAGCCCCAAAACCTGGAAAGGCCTGCGCCCCCAAGCTCAGGGACAGCAACAGCGCCAAGGCCGCGAGGGCTTGTTTCGCCATGGGAAAAAGGCCGGTCAGCCGGGATCAGCCCGGCTGGCCGGGTCTGTGATCGTTATAAAGAGGCCGCGTACAGCAGATAATACAGCAGACAGGCTGCCGCGCAGACACCCACACCGATGATCAGCCCGGTGGTCAAACCGCCGTCCCGGCTTTGATACTGAACGGAATAGTCGGTAACGTAATCCGCCGGTTTTCCCAACACGTCGGATTGGGGCAGGTTTCCGGAGGGGATTACTTCGGGGTAGTATGCGTTGCCGGATCCGGATGGCGCTCCGCCAAAACTTACGGGAGCGGACATTTCCTGCGAAACTTCAAAGCTCTCCGCTTCCGGCACGGCTGCCGCCTGACCCCAGGCTGCCGCCACAGAAACGACCAAAAACAAAGCGGTTAGTACGATGTACCTGTCCATTTTGTGACTCCTTTATTTTTGCGTCCACGGTCGGCTTGGCAGCTGCCGCGAACCCTTTGATCGCGCATATCAGGCCGGATCAGCCTGCTCTTTTCCGCATTCCAGCATCCACTGCGCAGGGCTGGCCCCACCAGCGGAAACTTTATCCACGAGCGGTGACACTCTATTCACCCATTACTTCTGTCAAGTTTTTCTTGTGGCTTTGTCACAAAATATGTCTTGACGGAAAATCTGCCCGCCGAACGATTACCTAAGACTGAGAAAAACACCAATCGGTGGAGGATAGCATGAAACAAGTGATCCTAATTTTGTTTGTTCTGTCGGCTCTGACTGCTGTAAGCGAAGCCGCGCCCCTGCAAACTTTGGGAGGGCTGCGCACCCCGGACGCCTATCTTATTCCCCACAGATCCGTGAAAGTGACCCTGGTCGGCTATTACAGGAATGTGGAAAGGCCTTCCTATGTTGACCAGGACAAAAACGGCCTCCATTTTTACGGCATGGTTGGGGTGGGTATGTTCGACTGGGCTGAAGTGGCTTTCTTTGGCGGAGATTATGTCTACTTTTTCGATGCCAAACTGCGGCTGCTGAAAGAATCCAAGTACATCCCCCAGATCGCGGTTGGCATGGATAACATCCTTTCTCCGGTCAATCGGCGCCGTTCTCAGGATTATCGGCCCTATTGGGATCCGGAGATT
It encodes the following:
- the yidD gene encoding membrane protein insertion efficiency factor YidD codes for the protein MKKLIFWLLLLLAGVGLNATPAEDYARTVSPPPATRPAPDPEASSAPARGFTNADQLKLLVNGALTLYQTFISSQNEPACMFEPSCSAFTREAFSRYGILGILMGADRVLRCNGLGYEYYDPADIKDGIIRDPVDKYRLWP
- a CDS encoding YjbH domain-containing protein, encoding MKQVILILFVLSALTAVSEAAPLQTLGGLRTPDAYLIPHRSVKVTLVGYYRNVERPSYVDQDKNGLHFYGMVGVGMFDWAEVAFFGGDYVYFFDAKLRLLKESKYIPQIAVGMDNILSPVNRRRSQDYRPYWDPEIGDEGAPSSVYDPHDLGWIDHPDKVDYEYFSPYFVFSKEVYIGVELSMGMGANSFTGTVPSMLSGVFASVEVRPFDEISFMGEYDGKDFNAGIKYSYRNLDVRLGAEAVEDLAKGSEGNGYENNLRLALGLAYEFSF